Proteins encoded by one window of Enterobacter hormaechei subsp. xiangfangensis:
- the glyS gene encoding glycine--tRNA ligase subunit beta, whose translation MSEKTFLVEIGTEELPPKALRSLAESFAANVTAELDNAGLAHGKIEWFAAPRRLALKVANLAASQPDREVEKRGPAIAQAFDAEGKPSKAAEGWARGCGITVDQAERLTTDKGEWLLYRAHVKGESAEALLPDMIATSLAKLPIPKLMRWGASDVHFVRPVHTVTLLLGDTVIPATILGVASDRVIRGHRFMGEPEFTIDNADQYPQILLERGKVIADYEQRKAKIKADAEEAARKIGGNADLSDSLLEEVTSLVEWPVVLTAKFEEKFLAVPAEALVYTMKGDQKYFPVYANDGKLLPNFIFVANIESKDPSQIISGNEKVVRPRLADAEFFFNTDRKKRLEDNLPRLQTVLFQQQLGTLRDKTDRIAELSGWIAREIGADVNHATRAGLLSKCDLMTNMVFEFTDTQGVMGMHYARHDGEAEDVAVALNEQYQPRFAGDDLPSNPVACAVAIADKMDTLAGIFGIGQHPKGDKDPFALRRAALGVLRIIVEKNLNLDLQTLTEEAVRLYGDKLTNAKVVDDVIDFMLGRFRAWYQDEGYSVDTIQAVLARRPTRPADFDARMKAVSHFRTLEAASALAAANKRVSNILAKSDETLNDRVNAATLKEPEEISLAMQVVVLRDKLEPYFAEGRYQEALVELAELRDVIDAFFEKVMVNVEDKELRINRLSMLEKLRELFLRVADISLLQ comes from the coding sequence ATGTCTGAGAAAACTTTCCTGGTGGAAATCGGCACTGAAGAGCTGCCACCAAAAGCCCTGCGCAGCCTGGCTGAATCTTTTGCTGCGAACGTCACTGCTGAGCTGGATAACGCTGGCCTGGCGCACGGTAAAATTGAGTGGTTTGCTGCGCCGCGTCGTCTGGCGCTGAAAGTGGCAAACCTGGCGGCGTCCCAGCCGGATCGCGAAGTTGAAAAACGTGGCCCGGCCATTGCTCAGGCGTTCGACGCGGAAGGCAAGCCGAGCAAAGCGGCAGAAGGCTGGGCGCGCGGCTGCGGCATCACCGTTGATCAGGCCGAGCGTCTGACCACCGACAAAGGTGAATGGCTGCTGTATCGTGCCCATGTGAAAGGCGAAAGCGCCGAAGCGCTGCTGCCTGACATGATCGCGACCTCGCTGGCAAAATTGCCAATCCCTAAGCTGATGCGCTGGGGCGCGTCCGACGTTCACTTTGTGCGTCCGGTTCACACCGTGACCCTGCTGCTGGGCGATACCGTTATCCCGGCGACCATTCTGGGCGTGGCGTCCGATCGCGTGATCCGCGGCCATCGCTTTATGGGCGAGCCGGAGTTCACCATCGACAATGCCGACCAGTATCCGCAGATCCTGCTGGAACGCGGTAAAGTGATTGCCGACTACGAACAGCGTAAAGCCAAAATTAAAGCGGACGCAGAAGAAGCGGCGCGCAAGATTGGCGGAAACGCTGACCTGAGCGACAGCCTGCTGGAAGAGGTGACCTCGCTGGTCGAATGGCCGGTTGTACTGACCGCGAAATTCGAAGAGAAATTCCTGGCCGTTCCGGCAGAAGCGCTGGTTTACACCATGAAGGGTGACCAGAAGTACTTCCCGGTTTACGCCAACGACGGCAAGCTGCTGCCAAACTTCATCTTCGTGGCGAACATCGAATCGAAAGATCCGAGCCAGATTATCTCCGGTAACGAGAAAGTGGTGCGTCCGCGTCTGGCGGATGCCGAGTTCTTCTTCAACACAGACCGTAAAAAACGTCTGGAAGATAACCTGCCGCGTCTGCAAACTGTACTGTTCCAGCAGCAACTGGGTACGCTGCGCGACAAAACCGACCGTATCGCGGAGCTGTCCGGCTGGATTGCCCGTGAAATTGGCGCCGACGTTAACCACGCTACCCGTGCGGGCCTGCTCTCCAAGTGCGACCTGATGACCAACATGGTGTTCGAATTTACCGACACCCAGGGCGTGATGGGTATGCACTACGCGCGTCACGATGGCGAAGCGGAAGACGTGGCGGTAGCCCTGAACGAGCAGTATCAGCCGCGCTTTGCCGGTGACGATCTGCCGTCCAATCCGGTTGCCTGCGCCGTGGCGATTGCCGATAAGATGGACACCCTGGCGGGTATCTTCGGTATCGGCCAGCATCCAAAAGGCGACAAAGACCCGTTCGCGCTGCGTCGTGCTGCGCTGGGCGTGCTGCGAATCATCGTTGAGAAGAACCTGAACCTCGATCTGCAAACGCTAACCGAAGAAGCGGTACGTCTGTACGGCGATAAGCTGACCAACGCGAAGGTTGTGGATGATGTTATCGACTTTATGCTCGGTCGTTTCCGCGCGTGGTATCAGGACGAAGGTTACTCCGTTGATACCATTCAGGCGGTGCTGGCGCGTCGTCCGACCCGTCCGGCAGATTTCGATGCGCGTATGAAAGCGGTATCCCACTTCCGTACGCTGGAAGCGGCGTCTGCGCTGGCCGCGGCTAACAAGCGCGTATCCAACATCCTCGCGAAATCCGACGAGACGCTGAACGATCGCGTAAACGCTGCAACCCTGAAAGAGCCGGAAGAGATTTCTCTGGCGATGCAGGTTGTGGTGCTGCGCGACAAGCTGGAGCCGTATTTCGCGGAAGGTCGCTACCAGGAAGCGCTGGTGGAGCTGGCGGAGCTGCGTGACGTCATCGACGCCTTCTTCGAGAAGGTGATGGTGAACGTGGAAGATAAAGAGCTGCGGATTAACCGTCTCTCGATGCTTGAGAAACTGCGTGAGCTGTTCCTGCGCGTGGCGGATATTTCGCTGCTGCAATAA
- a CDS encoding xylose ABC transporter ATP-binding protein → MSYLLEMKSITKAFGAVKAVDNVSLRLNAGEVMSLCGENGSGKSTLMKVLCGIYPHGSYEGEIVFAGEVLQATHIRDTERKGIAIIHQELALVKHLTVLENIFLGAELSRHGVLDYDTMTLRCEKLLAQVSLAISPDTRVGDLGLGQQQLVEIAKALNKQVRLLILDEPTASLTEQETAVLLNIIRDLQNHGIACIYISHKLNEVKAISDTICVIRDGQHIGTREAEGMSEDDIITMMVGRELTALYPNEPHTIGEELLRVENLTAWHPVNRHIKRVDNLSFSLHRGEILGIAGLVGAGRTEAVQCLFGVWPGRWEGKIYIDGQPVKIDNCQQAIAKGIAMVPEDRKKDGIVPVMAVGKNITLAALSQFSGALSSLDDAAEQQCILQSLARLKVKTSSPELAIGRLSGGNQQKAILARCLLLNPRILILDEPTRGIDIGAKYEIYKLINQLVQQGIAVIVISSELPEVLGLSDRVLVMHEGKLKANLNNQNLTQEQVMEAALRSERHVEKQPV, encoded by the coding sequence ATGTCTTATTTACTTGAAATGAAAAGCATCACCAAAGCCTTCGGGGCGGTGAAAGCAGTCGATAACGTAAGCCTGCGGCTGAATGCCGGCGAAGTGATGTCGCTGTGCGGCGAAAATGGCTCGGGAAAATCCACGCTGATGAAAGTGTTGTGCGGGATCTATCCGCACGGCAGCTACGAGGGCGAAATCGTCTTTGCCGGCGAGGTGCTCCAGGCCACGCACATTCGCGATACCGAACGTAAAGGCATCGCTATTATTCACCAGGAGCTGGCGCTGGTGAAGCACCTTACCGTGCTGGAAAATATTTTTCTCGGCGCCGAACTCTCACGCCACGGCGTACTGGATTACGACACCATGACGCTGCGCTGCGAAAAACTGCTGGCCCAGGTGAGCCTGGCTATCTCACCGGATACGCGCGTGGGCGACTTAGGTTTGGGCCAGCAGCAACTGGTGGAGATCGCCAAGGCGCTGAACAAGCAGGTACGCCTGCTGATCCTCGACGAGCCAACCGCCTCGCTCACCGAACAGGAAACCGCCGTTCTGCTCAATATCATCCGCGACCTGCAAAACCACGGTATCGCCTGCATCTATATTTCGCACAAGCTCAATGAGGTGAAAGCTATTTCCGACACCATCTGCGTCATCCGCGACGGGCAGCACATTGGCACGCGTGAAGCAGAAGGCATGAGCGAAGATGACATCATCACCATGATGGTGGGTCGCGAACTCACCGCACTGTATCCCAACGAACCACACACCATAGGCGAAGAACTCCTGCGCGTGGAAAACCTGACGGCGTGGCATCCCGTTAACCGCCACATCAAGCGCGTGGATAACCTCTCCTTCTCGCTGCACCGCGGCGAAATTCTCGGTATTGCGGGTTTAGTGGGTGCCGGAAGAACCGAGGCCGTGCAGTGTCTGTTTGGCGTCTGGCCGGGGCGCTGGGAAGGCAAAATTTATATCGACGGTCAGCCGGTAAAAATCGACAACTGCCAGCAGGCCATTGCCAAAGGCATTGCTATGGTGCCCGAAGACCGCAAAAAAGACGGCATCGTGCCGGTCATGGCGGTGGGAAAAAATATCACGCTGGCGGCGCTCAGCCAGTTTTCCGGCGCGCTGAGCAGCCTGGATGATGCCGCAGAACAGCAGTGTATTCTTCAGTCACTTGCCAGGCTCAAGGTGAAAACCTCCTCGCCGGAACTGGCGATAGGTCGCCTGAGCGGCGGCAACCAGCAGAAAGCGATTCTGGCGCGCTGCCTGTTGCTTAATCCGCGCATTTTAATTCTGGACGAACCCACGCGCGGGATCGATATCGGCGCGAAGTATGAAATCTACAAGCTGATCAACCAGCTTGTGCAGCAAGGGATTGCCGTCATTGTTATCTCGTCCGAATTGCCTGAAGTGCTGGGGCTGAGCGACCGCGTGCTGGTCATGCATGAAGGGAAACTCAAAGCCAACCTGAACAACCAGAACCTGACGCAAGAGCAGGTGATGGAAGCTGCCTTAAGGAGCGAACGCCATGTCGAAAAGCAACCCGTCTGA
- the xylA gene encoding xylose isomerase, giving the protein MQAYFDQLDRVRFEGTKTTNPLAFRHYNPDELVLGKRMEDHLRFAACYWHTFCWNGADMFGVGSFDRPWQQPGEAIELAKRKADVAFEFFHKLNVPYYCFHDVDVSPEGASLKEYLNNFAQMVDVLAEKQQQSGVKLLWGTANCFTNPRYGAGAATNPDPEVFSWAATQVVTAMNATHQLGGENYVLWGGREGYETLLNTDLRQEREQIGRFMQMVVDHKHKIGFRGTLLIEPKPQEPTKHQYDYDVATVYGFLKQFGLEKEIKVNIEANHATLAGHSFHHEIASAIALGIFGSVDANRGDPQLGWDTDQFPNSVEENALVMYEIIKAGGFTTGGLNFDAKVRRQSTDKYDLFYGHIGAMDTMALALKVAARMIEDGELDKRVAKRYSGWNSELGQQILKGQLSLAEIAKYAEQHQLAPQHQSGHQELLENLVNHYLFDK; this is encoded by the coding sequence ATGCAAGCTTATTTCGACCAACTCGATCGCGTTCGTTTCGAAGGCACGAAAACGACCAATCCTTTAGCATTTCGTCACTACAACCCGGATGAGCTGGTGCTGGGTAAGCGCATGGAAGATCACTTGCGCTTTGCCGCCTGCTACTGGCACACCTTCTGCTGGAACGGTGCCGATATGTTCGGCGTGGGCTCTTTTGACCGTCCATGGCAACAGCCGGGCGAGGCCATTGAGCTGGCGAAGCGTAAAGCCGACGTCGCGTTCGAGTTCTTCCATAAGCTGAACGTGCCGTACTACTGTTTCCACGATGTGGACGTGTCGCCGGAAGGGGCATCGCTGAAAGAGTATCTGAACAACTTCGCGCAGATGGTCGACGTACTGGCTGAAAAACAGCAGCAAAGTGGCGTCAAGCTGCTCTGGGGTACGGCTAACTGCTTTACCAACCCTCGCTATGGCGCGGGCGCGGCAACCAACCCGGATCCGGAAGTCTTCAGCTGGGCGGCAACCCAGGTCGTGACTGCGATGAACGCCACGCATCAGCTGGGCGGTGAGAACTATGTACTCTGGGGCGGTCGTGAAGGATATGAAACGCTGCTGAATACCGACCTGCGTCAGGAGCGTGAGCAGATTGGTCGCTTTATGCAGATGGTGGTGGACCACAAACACAAAATCGGTTTCCGCGGCACGCTGCTGATTGAGCCAAAACCACAGGAGCCAACCAAGCATCAGTATGATTATGATGTCGCCACCGTTTATGGCTTCCTGAAGCAGTTTGGTCTGGAAAAAGAGATCAAAGTGAATATTGAGGCTAACCACGCTACCCTGGCGGGCCACTCGTTCCATCACGAAATTGCCTCTGCGATTGCGCTGGGCATCTTCGGCTCTGTCGATGCTAACCGTGGCGATCCACAGCTGGGCTGGGATACCGACCAGTTCCCGAACAGCGTGGAAGAGAATGCGCTGGTGATGTACGAGATCATCAAAGCGGGCGGTTTCACCACCGGCGGCCTGAACTTCGACGCCAAAGTGCGTCGCCAGAGCACCGACAAATACGATCTGTTCTACGGGCATATTGGCGCGATGGACACCATGGCGCTGGCGCTGAAAGTGGCAGCCCGTATGATTGAAGACGGTGAGCTGGATAAGCGCGTGGCGAAGCGCTACAGCGGCTGGAACAGTGAGCTGGGCCAGCAAATTTTGAAAGGTCAGTTATCGCTTGCGGAGATCGCGAAGTACGCTGAACAGCATCAGCTTGCGCCGCAGCATCAGAGCGGCCATCAGGAGCTGCTGGAAAACCTGGTCAATCACTACCTGTTCGATAAATAA
- the glyQ gene encoding glycine--tRNA ligase subunit alpha — protein MQKFDTKTFQGLILTLQDYWARQGCTIVQPLDMEVGAGTSHPMTSLRALGPEPMATAYVQPSRRPTDGRYGENPNRLQHYYQFQVVIKPSPDNIQELYLGSLKELGMDPTIHDIRFVEDNWENPTLGAWGLGWEVWLNGMEVTQFTYFQQVGGLECKPITGEITYGLERLAMYIQGVDSVYDLVWSDGPLGKTTYGDVFHQNEVEQSTYNFEYADVDFLFTCFEQYEKEAQQLLALETPLPLPAYERILKAAHSFNLLDARKAISVTERQRYILRIRTLTKAVAEAYYASREALGFPMCNRNK, from the coding sequence ATGCAAAAGTTTGATACCAAGACCTTCCAGGGCCTGATCCTGACCTTACAGGATTACTGGGCTCGTCAGGGCTGCACCATTGTTCAACCTTTGGACATGGAAGTTGGCGCAGGCACCTCACACCCGATGACCAGCCTGCGCGCGTTAGGGCCAGAGCCAATGGCGACCGCCTATGTGCAGCCATCCCGTCGTCCGACCGATGGCCGTTATGGCGAAAACCCGAACCGTTTGCAGCACTACTATCAGTTCCAGGTGGTGATTAAGCCATCACCCGACAACATTCAGGAACTGTACCTCGGGTCACTGAAAGAGCTGGGTATGGATCCAACCATTCACGACATTCGTTTCGTGGAAGATAACTGGGAAAACCCAACGCTGGGTGCCTGGGGTCTGGGTTGGGAAGTGTGGCTGAACGGCATGGAAGTGACCCAGTTCACTTACTTCCAGCAGGTTGGTGGTCTGGAATGTAAACCGATTACCGGCGAAATCACCTATGGTCTGGAACGTCTGGCCATGTACATTCAGGGCGTAGACAGCGTTTACGACCTGGTCTGGAGCGACGGCCCGCTGGGTAAAACCACCTACGGCGACGTGTTCCATCAGAACGAAGTGGAGCAATCCACCTATAACTTCGAATACGCGGACGTGGACTTCCTGTTCACCTGCTTCGAGCAGTACGAGAAAGAAGCCCAGCAGCTGCTGGCGCTGGAGACTCCGCTGCCGCTGCCTGCCTACGAGCGTATTCTGAAGGCTGCCCACAGCTTCAACCTGCTGGATGCCCGCAAAGCGATCTCCGTGACTGAACGTCAGCGCTACATTCTGCGTATTCGTACCCTGACCAAAGCCGTTGCAGAAGCTTACTACGCGTCCCGTGAAGCCCTTGGCTTCCCGATGTGCAACCGAAACAAATAA
- the xylB gene encoding xylulokinase: protein MYIGIDLGTSGVKAILLSEQGDVLATQTEKLQVSRPHPLWSEQDPEQWWQATDRAMTALGEQHSLRDVKALGIAGQMHGATLLDSQHRVLRPAILWNDGRCAEECAILEERVPASREITGNLMMPGFTAPKLLWVQRHEPDIFRQVAKVLLPKDYLRFRMTGDFASDMSDAAGTMWLDVAKRDWSEAMLDACQLTRDHMPALFEGSEITGALQPSVAERWNIPAVPVVAGGGDNAAGAVGVGMVEAGQAMLSLGTSGVYFAVSDGYRSNPGSAVHSFCHALPGKWHLMSVMLSAASCLDWAAKLTGMADVPALIAAAQQADDNAGAVWFLPYLSGERTPHNNPEAKGVFFGLTHQHGPAELARAVLEGVGYALADGMDVVHDCGLTPSSITLIGGGARSSYWRQMLSDISGLQLDYRTGGDVGPALGAARLAQIALNPDKPLHQLLPQLPLEQQHRPDAKNHARYAERRDVFRKIYRQLLPLMS, encoded by the coding sequence ATGTATATCGGGATCGATCTTGGCACGTCGGGGGTGAAAGCCATCCTGTTAAGCGAGCAGGGCGATGTGTTAGCCACGCAGACTGAAAAGTTGCAGGTTTCACGCCCGCATCCGCTTTGGTCGGAACAAGATCCGGAGCAGTGGTGGCAGGCGACGGACCGCGCGATGACAGCCTTAGGCGAGCAGCACAGCCTGCGCGACGTTAAAGCGCTGGGCATCGCCGGACAAATGCATGGCGCAACGTTGCTGGATAGCCAGCATCGCGTTCTGCGCCCGGCTATTCTCTGGAACGATGGCCGCTGTGCGGAAGAGTGCGCGATCCTTGAGGAACGTGTGCCTGCGTCCCGCGAGATTACGGGCAACCTGATGATGCCCGGTTTTACCGCGCCAAAACTCCTGTGGGTGCAGCGCCATGAGCCTGATATTTTTCGCCAGGTGGCGAAGGTTCTGTTGCCGAAAGACTACCTGCGTTTTCGCATGACGGGGGATTTTGCCAGCGACATGTCTGACGCCGCGGGCACGATGTGGCTCGACGTGGCGAAACGGGACTGGAGCGAGGCGATGCTGGATGCCTGCCAGCTGACGCGCGATCATATGCCTGCGCTGTTTGAAGGCAGCGAAATCACGGGCGCTTTGCAGCCTTCTGTTGCTGAACGCTGGAATATACCAGCCGTACCTGTCGTCGCCGGCGGCGGCGATAATGCGGCGGGGGCGGTCGGCGTGGGGATGGTCGAGGCAGGACAGGCCATGCTCTCGCTCGGCACTTCCGGCGTCTATTTTGCCGTCAGTGACGGGTATCGTAGCAATCCTGGAAGCGCCGTACACAGCTTCTGCCACGCGTTGCCGGGTAAATGGCATTTAATGTCGGTGATGCTGAGCGCGGCTTCCTGCCTCGACTGGGCGGCAAAACTAACCGGAATGGCGGACGTCCCGGCGCTTATCGCAGCGGCACAGCAGGCGGATGATAATGCCGGTGCGGTCTGGTTTTTACCGTACCTTTCCGGCGAGCGGACGCCTCATAACAACCCGGAAGCGAAAGGGGTGTTCTTCGGTCTTACCCATCAGCATGGCCCGGCAGAGCTGGCGCGCGCGGTGCTTGAAGGCGTTGGCTATGCTCTGGCGGACGGAATGGATGTCGTGCATGACTGTGGACTTACGCCATCCAGCATTACGTTAATTGGCGGCGGTGCGCGAAGCAGCTACTGGCGGCAAATGCTTTCCGATATCAGCGGGTTGCAGCTGGACTATCGTACGGGAGGCGATGTCGGCCCGGCGCTCGGTGCGGCACGGCTGGCGCAAATTGCGCTGAACCCGGATAAACCACTGCACCAGCTTTTGCCCCAGCTGCCGCTTGAACAGCAGCATCGTCCTGATGCGAAAAATCATGCTCGCTATGCTGAAAGACGAGACGTGTTCCGCAAAATTTATCGGCAGCTTTTGCCGCTAATGTCATAA
- a CDS encoding YsaB family lipoprotein: MMMKRGVSLFLLLLLTGCSASEEIPVQKAQQGKMSPERSLNMEQLCRDQAAHRYNSEAQKIHINGFERFQGSYELKGYTARKEGFVCSFDADGQFLHLSMR; the protein is encoded by the coding sequence ATGATGATGAAGCGTGGGGTGTCACTCTTTCTGCTGCTCTTATTAACAGGATGCAGTGCTTCTGAGGAGATACCTGTCCAAAAAGCGCAGCAGGGGAAAATGAGCCCGGAGCGTTCCCTGAATATGGAACAGCTGTGCAGGGATCAGGCGGCTCATCGCTATAATTCTGAAGCACAGAAAATTCATATAAACGGCTTCGAGCGCTTTCAGGGCAGCTATGAACTGAAAGGCTATACGGCGCGTAAAGAGGGCTTTGTCTGCTCTTTTGATGCAGACGGCCAGTTTTTACATCTCTCAATGCGCTAA
- the xylF gene encoding D-xylose ABC transporter substrate-binding protein, with amino-acid sequence MKIKNLTLTLCTTLLLASFAGHAKEVKIGMAIDDLRLERWQKDRDIFVKKAESLGAEVFVQSANGNEETQMSQIENMINRGVDVLVIIPYNGQVLSNVVKEAKQEGIKVLAYDRMINNADIDYYISFDNEKVGELQAKSLVAKVPQGNYFLMGGSPVDNNAKLFRQGQMKVLKPYIDEGKIKVVGDQWADGWLPENALKIMENALTANNNKIDAVVASNDATAGGAIQALSAQGLAGKVAISGQDADLAGVKRIIAGTQTMTVYKPITELANTAAEIAVELGNGQQPKADATLNNGLKDVPARLLTPIEVNKENIDATVVKDGFHKKSEL; translated from the coding sequence ATGAAGATAAAGAACCTGACCCTAACGCTCTGCACTACTCTCCTGCTTGCAAGCTTTGCCGGCCACGCCAAAGAGGTCAAAATCGGCATGGCGATTGATGACTTACGCCTGGAGCGCTGGCAAAAAGATCGCGATATCTTTGTTAAAAAAGCGGAATCTCTCGGCGCGGAGGTGTTCGTTCAGTCCGCTAACGGCAACGAAGAGACGCAAATGTCGCAAATCGAGAATATGATCAACCGTGGCGTCGATGTGCTGGTCATTATCCCGTATAACGGCCAGGTATTAAGCAACGTGGTGAAAGAAGCGAAACAGGAAGGCATAAAAGTCCTGGCTTATGACCGCATGATTAATAATGCCGACATTGATTATTATATTTCGTTCGACAATGAAAAGGTGGGCGAATTACAGGCTAAAAGCCTGGTCGCAAAAGTGCCTCAGGGGAATTATTTCCTGATGGGCGGCTCGCCCGTGGATAACAACGCCAAACTGTTCCGCCAGGGACAAATGAAAGTGCTGAAGCCGTATATCGACGAGGGCAAAATTAAAGTCGTCGGCGACCAGTGGGCTGACGGCTGGTTACCGGAAAACGCGCTGAAAATTATGGAAAACGCGTTGACTGCAAATAACAACAAAATCGATGCGGTGGTGGCCTCTAACGATGCCACTGCGGGTGGCGCCATTCAGGCGCTGAGCGCGCAGGGTCTGGCCGGGAAAGTCGCTATTTCCGGACAGGACGCCGACCTTGCGGGTGTAAAACGCATCATCGCGGGTACCCAGACCATGACGGTGTATAAGCCCATTACCGAGCTTGCCAATACGGCCGCCGAAATTGCCGTTGAGCTGGGCAATGGCCAGCAACCTAAAGCAGACGCGACGTTAAATAACGGCCTGAAAGACGTACCTGCTCGCCTGCTTACCCCTATCGAAGTCAACAAAGAGAATATTGACGCCACCGTGGTGAAAGACGGTTTCCATAAGAAGAGTGAACTGTAA
- the xylH gene encoding xylose ABC transporter permease XylH: MSKSNPSDIKVAVPTPGAFAGLKSLNLQVFVMIAAIIVIMLFFTWMTDGSYLSARNVSNLLRQTAITGILAVGMVFVIISAEIDLSVGSMMGLLGGVAAIFDVWLGWPLPLTIAVTLVLGLLLGAWNGWWVAYRKVPSFIVTLAGMLAFRGILIGITNGTTVSPTSASMSQIGQSYLSDGVGFTIGVVGLMAFVAWQWRGRMRRQALGLASPASTSVVGRQALTAVIVLGAIWLLNDYRGVPTPVLLLALLLLGGMFMATRTAFGRRIYAIGGNLEAARLSGINVERTKLAVFAINGLMVAIAGLILSSRLGAGSPSAGNIAELDAIAACVIGGTSLAGGIGSVAGAVMGAFIMASLDNGMSMMDVPTFWQYIVKGAILLLAVWMDSATKRRA; encoded by the coding sequence ATGTCGAAAAGCAACCCGTCTGATATCAAAGTCGCTGTTCCGACGCCCGGTGCGTTCGCAGGACTTAAATCGCTGAATCTGCAAGTTTTTGTAATGATTGCCGCCATTATCGTGATCATGTTGTTCTTTACCTGGATGACCGATGGCTCCTATTTGAGCGCACGTAACGTTTCTAACCTGCTGCGTCAGACCGCCATCACCGGGATCCTGGCGGTGGGGATGGTCTTTGTGATTATCTCAGCGGAAATTGACCTGTCAGTAGGGTCGATGATGGGTCTGCTCGGCGGCGTGGCGGCAATTTTTGACGTCTGGCTCGGCTGGCCGCTGCCGCTGACGATTGCGGTCACGCTGGTACTGGGTCTGCTGCTGGGGGCGTGGAATGGCTGGTGGGTGGCCTACCGTAAGGTCCCGTCGTTTATCGTCACCTTAGCGGGGATGCTGGCCTTCCGCGGCATTCTGATTGGGATCACCAACGGCACTACCGTCTCCCCGACCAGCGCCTCGATGTCCCAGATTGGCCAAAGCTACCTCTCTGATGGCGTCGGTTTTACGATCGGCGTGGTTGGGCTGATGGCGTTTGTCGCGTGGCAATGGCGAGGACGCATGCGTCGCCAGGCGCTGGGGCTGGCCTCGCCTGCTTCAACCTCGGTTGTCGGCCGTCAGGCGCTTACTGCGGTGATTGTACTGGGCGCCATCTGGCTGTTAAACGATTATCGCGGCGTCCCAACGCCCGTTCTGCTGCTGGCGCTGTTGCTGTTAGGTGGGATGTTTATGGCCACGCGTACCGCATTCGGTCGCCGTATTTATGCCATCGGTGGCAATCTCGAAGCCGCGCGTTTGTCCGGCATTAACGTAGAACGCACCAAACTCGCCGTCTTTGCCATCAACGGCCTGATGGTGGCCATCGCGGGGCTGATCCTCAGCTCACGTTTGGGGGCGGGCTCCCCCTCTGCCGGTAATATTGCCGAGCTGGACGCCATCGCCGCCTGCGTGATTGGCGGGACCAGCCTCGCCGGGGGCATTGGCAGCGTGGCGGGGGCGGTGATGGGCGCATTTATTATGGCTTCGCTGGATAACGGGATGAGTATGATGGACGTGCCGACGTTTTGGCAGTATATCGTCAAGGGTGCCATTCTTTTGCTGGCAGTCTGGATGGACTCTGCCACCAAGCGGCGCGCCTGA
- a CDS encoding acyltransferase, producing the protein MQSKINWIDNLRGIACLMVVMIHTTTWYVTNAHSISPVNWDVANVLNSASRVSVPLFFMISGFLFFGERSAQPRHFIRIVSCLLFYSAISLLYIVLFTSINAERSLLNLLQKPVFYHLWFFFAIIVIYLVSPLIQVKNVNGKMLLALMVVIGIVANPNTVSQKIDGFEWLPVNLYITGDTFYYVLYGMLGRGIGMMETQKRGINWLCAAAFLVGVFIISRGTLHELQWRGNFADTWYLYCGPMVFICAISLLTLVKNTLNARPLPVLGFISRHSLGIYGFHALVIHALRTRGVELKSWPVLDIVWIFTVTLVVSLLLSMLLQRIDTRRFVS; encoded by the coding sequence ATGCAGTCAAAAATTAACTGGATTGATAACCTGCGGGGAATAGCCTGTCTGATGGTGGTGATGATCCACACAACGACCTGGTATGTCACGAACGCGCACAGTATCAGCCCTGTTAACTGGGATGTCGCCAATGTTCTGAACTCGGCCTCCCGCGTGAGCGTCCCGCTGTTCTTTATGATTTCCGGTTTTCTCTTTTTTGGCGAGCGTAGCGCACAGCCGAGACATTTCATCCGTATTGTCTCCTGTCTGCTGTTTTACAGCGCGATTTCGCTGCTCTATATCGTCCTGTTCACTTCAATTAACGCTGAACGTTCCCTGCTCAACTTGTTGCAAAAACCAGTGTTCTATCATCTATGGTTTTTCTTCGCGATAATCGTTATTTATCTTGTTTCACCGTTAATTCAGGTAAAAAACGTCAACGGTAAAATGCTGCTGGCGCTGATGGTGGTCATCGGGATCGTGGCCAACCCGAATACCGTCTCACAGAAAATTGATGGCTTTGAATGGCTGCCCGTTAACCTCTATATCACCGGGGATACGTTTTATTACGTGCTGTACGGCATGCTGGGGCGCGGCATTGGCATGATGGAGACGCAAAAGCGAGGAATAAACTGGCTATGCGCGGCCGCGTTTCTCGTCGGTGTGTTTATTATCTCTCGCGGGACGCTGCATGAGCTGCAATGGCGCGGCAACTTTGCCGATACCTGGTATCTGTACTGCGGCCCGATGGTCTTTATCTGCGCAATCTCTCTGCTGACGCTGGTTAAAAACACCCTGAATGCCCGCCCGCTTCCTGTGCTGGGGTTTATCTCTCGCCACTCGCTGGGCATTTACGGTTTTCACGCGCTGGTGATCCACGCCCTGCGCACCCGAGGCGTTGAGCTTAAAAGCTGGCCGGTGCTGGATATTGTCTGGATATTTACCGTTACGCTGGTTGTCAGCCTGCTGCTGTCAATGTTGCTGCAAAGAATCGATACGCGCCGGTTTGTGAGCTAA